The window GGCGAGGGCGACCTGTTGTTCGTCCGGGTCGGCCACCGACTCAGACGCACCGAGCTGGGCCCCTGGGACGCCGCGAGCTCACGCGCCGGTCTGCACCCCACGGCGATGGAGTTCCTCGCCGACCGCCACGTCGCCCTGCTGGGCGGGGACGGCAACAACGACACGGCGCCGAGCATCACGGAAGGCGTGGACTTCCCGGTGCACGTCCTGGGCGTGCACGCCCTCGGGTTGTACCTCCTGGACTACCTCCGGTTCGAGGACGTGGTGCCGCTCTGCGAGCAGGCGGGCCGCTGGTCGTTCTTCTGCGTGGTCGCGCCACTGCGCCTGCCCCGGGCCACCGGCTCACCGGTCAACCCCATCGCCGTCCTCTGACCGCCGGTCCGAAGGCGGGCAACCCCACACCATCGACAGCAAGGTGGCCGCCATGGCCGACAACCAGCGATACGACGTCATCGTCATCGGCACCGGAGCCGGCGGCGGCACCATCGCCCACCGCCTCGCCCCGAGCGGGAAGCGCATCCTGATCCTGGAGCGCGGCGGGTACCTTCCCCGGGAACGCGACAACTGGGAGTCCACCGCGGTCTTCGTCAAGGGCAAGTACCGGGCACCGGAGTTCTGGTACGACAAACACGGTGACCGGTTCCCGCCCGAGGTCAACTATTACGTCGGCGGGAACACCAAGTTCTACGGCGCCGCGCTGTTCCGGCTGCGCCCCGAGGACTTCGGCGTGCTGCGCCACCACGGCGGGCTCTCGCCCGCCTGGCCGATCGGCTACGCGGACCTGGAGCCGTACTACACCGAGGCGGAACACCTCTACCTCGTGCACGGCCGGCACGGCGAGGACCCGAGCGAGGGACCCGTCAGCGCGCAGTACGCCTACCCGCCGGTGGAGCACGAGCCGCGGATCCAGCAGCTCAGCGAGGACCTCACGGACCACGGGCTGCACCCCTTCCACCTGCCGATCGGGGTGAACCTCGTCCAGGACGCGCAGGGCCGCGCCACCCACGACAGCGTGTGCATCCGCTGCGACCGGGTGGACGGCTTCCCCTGCCTGCTCGGCGGCAAGGCGGACGCGCAGGTGATCTGTGTCGACCCCGCCCTGCGGCACGACAACGTGGAGATGATCACCGGTGCCGATGTCCGCAGGCTGGAGACCGACGCCGGCGGCGGCACGGTCACCGAGGTCGTCGCGACGATGGAGGACGGCTCGGAGGCGCGCTTCCGCGCCGACATCGTGGTGGTGGCGTGCGGCGCGGTGAACTCCGCGGTGCTGTTGCTGCGTTCCGCGAACGAGCGGCACCCCGGCGGCCTGGCGAACAGTTCGGACACGGTCGGCCGGCACTACATGCGGCACAACAACCTGGCGCTGATGGCGGTCTCCAAGGAACCGAACAACACCCGCTTCCAGAAGACCCTCGCTCTGAACGACTGGTACCTGGGCGCCGACGACTGGGACTTCCCGCTCGGCGGCATCCAGATGTTGGGCAAGTCCGACTCGGACCAGATCAAGGGCGAGGCGCCCCACTGGGCCGGACTGCTCTCGCCCGACATGCCGTTCGAGGTGATGGCCCACCACGC of the Streptomyces sp. NBC_01426 genome contains:
- a CDS encoding GMC family oxidoreductase — encoded protein: MADNQRYDVIVIGTGAGGGTIAHRLAPSGKRILILERGGYLPRERDNWESTAVFVKGKYRAPEFWYDKHGDRFPPEVNYYVGGNTKFYGAALFRLRPEDFGVLRHHGGLSPAWPIGYADLEPYYTEAEHLYLVHGRHGEDPSEGPVSAQYAYPPVEHEPRIQQLSEDLTDHGLHPFHLPIGVNLVQDAQGRATHDSVCIRCDRVDGFPCLLGGKADAQVICVDPALRHDNVEMITGADVRRLETDAGGGTVTEVVATMEDGSEARFRADIVVVACGAVNSAVLLLRSANERHPGGLANSSDTVGRHYMRHNNLALMAVSKEPNNTRFQKTLALNDWYLGADDWDFPLGGIQMLGKSDSDQIKGEAPHWAGLLSPDMPFEVMAHHAVDFWLCGEDLPQPENRVTLDGNGDVHLALDEKNNIEGLKRLRHKLRGMLDSLGMHPHHLLPHSLYLHKGMPIGATAHQAGTVRFGTDPGTSALDVNCKAHDLDNLYVVDTSFFPSIGAVNPSLTAIANAMRVGDVIAERLG